The nucleotide sequence CTTGCAATAAAGTTGAAAAGGGATAGAAAGGAAAATATTGATCAGACTCATTTTATGAAGGGGAAAAAAGTCGCACTTGTTTTCGAGAAATCTTCTACAAGGACAAGAGTTTCCTTTGAAGTTGGTGTTTATGAGCTTGGTGGTTACCCGCTATTTTTAAGCAAAAATGATATTCAGCTTGGACGAGGTGAAACTATTGCTGATACCGCAAGGACACTTTCCCGCTATGTTGATATGATAATGATAAGGACTTTTGCACACTCTAAAATTGAGGAATTGGCAAAATATTCATCAGTCCCCGTGATTAACGGACTTACTGATGATTTTCATCCGTGTCAGGTAATGGCAGATGTTATGACTATTTATGAAAAACTCGGCAAATTTAACGGGGTTAAGGTTGCATTTGTCGGAGATGGTAATAATATGGCAAATTCATGGATGATTGGTGCGGCAAAGTTTGGAATGGATTTTACGTTAGCTTGTCCAAAAGGCTATGAAGCTAAAAAGGAAGTTTTTGAGGAATCACAAAAAATCGGCAAAGAGACCGGTGCTACTATAGATATCGTTTATGACCCTTATGAGGCAGTAAAAGGTGCAGATATAATTTATACGGATGTTTGGGCAAGTATGGGGCAAGAGGAAGAGACGGAAAAGAGGATAAAAGATTTTAAAGGGTATCAGGTGGATTCTAACCTAATGAATGCAACGGGGAAAAAGACATATTTTATGCATTGTTTACCTGCCCACAGGGGTGAAGAGGTAACAGAGGATGTTTTAGAGTCTGAAATGTCAATTGTTTTTGATGAGGCAGAAAACAGACTTCATGCCCAAAAGGCTATTATGGTAAGTTTAATAAAATAAAATAATCGGAGGTTCACTATGGCAAGAGAGAAAGTAGTATTAGCGTATTCAGGAGGACTTGATACATCAGTTATTTTAAAGTGGCTTGAGCTTAAAGGGCTTGATGTCATTGCTTATGTTGCGGATTTGGGGCAGAGGGATGATTTGCCGGCAATAGAAAAGAAGGCTTATGCATCCGGTGCTAAAGACTTTAGAATAGTTGATTTAAAGGAAGAGTTTGTTAAGGATTTTGTTTTTACATCTATAAAATTTAATGCCCTTTACGAAGGTAGATATTATTTAGGGACTTCCCTTGCAAGGCCAATTATAGCAAAGGGTATGGTTGAGCTTGCCAAGGAATATGGTGCCAAATATATTGCTCACGGTGCAACAGGAAAGGGTAATGACCAGGTAAGATTTGAATTAACTGCTGCTGCGCTTGCTCCGGAATTAAAGGCTATCGTGCCATGGCGTGACCCTGAATTTTTTAACGTAATTAAAGGTAGAAAGGAAGCTATGGAGTTTGCAGCCAAACATAATATTCCTGTTAAGGCAACAGTTGACAAGCCTTGGAGTAGTGATGAAAACTTGATGCACATAAGCTTTGAAGCAGGGATATTAGAAGATCCTGCTCAGAGGCCACCAAAAGATATGTTTGAATTAACAGTTGCTCCTGAAGATGCCCCGGATACTCCTGAAACTGTTGAAATTGAATTTGTTAAAGGTGAGCCTGTAGCTGTTAATGGTGAAAAGCTGAGCCCTGCAAATTTACTAAAGAAATTAAATGAAATAGGCGGAAGAAATGCAGTAGGTAGAGTAGATATGGTTGAGAGCAGATATGTAGGTATGAAGTCAAGAGGTGTGTATGAAACACCGGGTGCAACTATTTTGATGGCTGCACATAGAGATTTGGAAGGGCTTACACTTGACGGCTCGCTTATAAACCTTAAAGATACTTTGATGCCAAGGTTTGCTCATCTTGTGTATGCAGGCTATTGGTATTGTGCTGAGATGGACTGCTTAAGAGCATTTTTGGAAAAATCTCAAGAATTTGTGACAGGAAAAGTTATGCTTGAGCTTTACAAAGGGAATATTACTGTTGTTTCAAGAGAGTCAGCATATACACTTTATGATAAATTGGTAGTATCTATGGATGACGATTTAGGTGCTTATAACCAGACAGATGCTACAGGATTTATAAAATTACACTCTTTACCACTAAGAGCGAATGCTAAAAGGATGAAAAAGTAGCTAAAGTATTAGAAAAAATGTGCGATACATATTGATGGAGGAAAGATGTATTTTCAAGATGTAATTTTGAAGTTGCAGGAGTTTTGGGCTAAAAATGGTTGTATCATATATCAGCCTTACGATATAGAGGTAGGTGCGGGGACGTTTAACCCCGCTACTTTTTTAAAATGTTTAGGCCCTGAGCCTTGGAATGTTGCATATGTGGAGCCAAGCAGAAGGCCTACTGACGGAAGATATGGTGAAAATCCCAACAGATTGCAGCACTATTATCAGTTTCAGGTTATCTTAAAACCTTCACCTGAAAATATTCAGGAGCTTTATCTTGATAGTTTAAAATATTTAGGAATTGACCCGCTAAAGCATGATATTAGGTTTGTTGAAGACGATTGGGAATCTCCTACACTTGGAGCTTGGGGGCTTGGCTGGGAAGTATGGCTTGATGGTATGGAAATTACTCAGTTTACCTATTTTCAGCAGGCAGGAGGAATAGATTTAAAACCTATAAGTGGAGAAATTACTTACG is from Deferrivibrio essentukiensis and encodes:
- a CDS encoding argininosuccinate synthase — encoded protein: MAREKVVLAYSGGLDTSVILKWLELKGLDVIAYVADLGQRDDLPAIEKKAYASGAKDFRIVDLKEEFVKDFVFTSIKFNALYEGRYYLGTSLARPIIAKGMVELAKEYGAKYIAHGATGKGNDQVRFELTAAALAPELKAIVPWRDPEFFNVIKGRKEAMEFAAKHNIPVKATVDKPWSSDENLMHISFEAGILEDPAQRPPKDMFELTVAPEDAPDTPETVEIEFVKGEPVAVNGEKLSPANLLKKLNEIGGRNAVGRVDMVESRYVGMKSRGVYETPGATILMAAHRDLEGLTLDGSLINLKDTLMPRFAHLVYAGYWYCAEMDCLRAFLEKSQEFVTGKVMLELYKGNITVVSRESAYTLYDKLVVSMDDDLGAYNQTDATGFIKLHSLPLRANAKRMKK
- the glyQ gene encoding glycine--tRNA ligase subunit alpha, whose translation is MYFQDVILKLQEFWAKNGCIIYQPYDIEVGAGTFNPATFLKCLGPEPWNVAYVEPSRRPTDGRYGENPNRLQHYYQFQVILKPSPENIQELYLDSLKYLGIDPLKHDIRFVEDDWESPTLGAWGLGWEVWLDGMEITQFTYFQQAGGIDLKPISGEITYGLERITMYLQGVNSVFDLKWNENVTYGDVYHRNEVEGSTYNFEVADTDMLFKLFDMYEAECKRTVERGLPLPAYDYCLKCSHTFNLLDARNTISVTERTGYIARVRNLAKLCAESYLKSREEMGFPLLKR
- the argF gene encoding ornithine carbamoyltransferase — its product is MKRDFLTLKDFTREELIEMIELAIKLKRDRKENIDQTHFMKGKKVALVFEKSSTRTRVSFEVGVYELGGYPLFLSKNDIQLGRGETIADTARTLSRYVDMIMIRTFAHSKIEELAKYSSVPVINGLTDDFHPCQVMADVMTIYEKLGKFNGVKVAFVGDGNNMANSWMIGAAKFGMDFTLACPKGYEAKKEVFEESQKIGKETGATIDIVYDPYEAVKGADIIYTDVWASMGQEEETEKRIKDFKGYQVDSNLMNATGKKTYFMHCLPAHRGEEVTEDVLESEMSIVFDEAENRLHAQKAIMVSLIK